The following proteins are encoded in a genomic region of Paenibacillus sp. FSL R7-0273:
- a CDS encoding MazG nucleotide pyrophosphohydrolase domain-containing protein, with translation MDAGEFQRYVRAFSEVKGFDTSTIEQRMLYLMTEVGELSKEVLSVSFDPDAERKANLGYEMYDVVWNIFDLANKLNIDLEQAFREKREINDRRNWD, from the coding sequence ATGGACGCAGGAGAGTTTCAACGGTATGTGAGAGCGTTTAGTGAAGTGAAGGGGTTTGATACGAGCACTATTGAACAGCGGATGTTATACTTAATGACTGAGGTTGGCGAATTGTCCAAGGAGGTGCTGTCCGTTTCCTTTGATCCGGATGCGGAGCGCAAAGCTAATCTTGGCTATGAAATGTATGATGTAGTATGGAATATTTTCGATCTGGCCAACAAGCTGAATATTGATCTGGAGCAGGCCTTCCGGGAGAAACGGGAGATTAATGACCGCAGAAACTGGGATTAA
- a CDS encoding GntR family transcriptional regulator has translation MSIKEEIMKTLKQEILTLTLKPGAILSETVLSERFQISRTPLRDVLKQLSLESYIDIYPKKGNLVSFIDLESVEQIIFLRSVLEKEIIKHLSEHLALKGVHELKDILDRQKAVIREDNATEPFLNLDDAFHAALFRLAGREYLWNLIQQSNVHYVRYRRLHMLRKEKLEEIWNEHQHILEYMTRRETDKLEALIHHHLREDINSLYLQENFADYIRG, from the coding sequence ATGTCAATCAAAGAAGAAATCATGAAGACACTGAAGCAGGAAATCCTCACCCTGACCCTGAAGCCGGGCGCTATACTTAGTGAGACTGTCCTGTCCGAACGGTTCCAGATTTCACGGACCCCGCTGCGTGATGTGCTGAAGCAGCTCAGTCTGGAATCGTATATTGATATTTATCCCAAGAAGGGGAATCTGGTCTCTTTTATTGATCTGGAGTCGGTGGAGCAGATTATTTTTCTGCGGAGTGTACTGGAGAAGGAGATCATTAAGCATCTCTCGGAGCATCTTGCGCTGAAGGGTGTGCATGAGCTGAAGGATATACTGGACCGGCAGAAGGCCGTTATCCGTGAAGACAATGCCACCGAGCCGTTCCTCAACCTGGACGATGCATTTCACGCCGCTTTATTCCGGCTGGCCGGACGGGAGTATCTGTGGAACCTGATTCAGCAGTCCAATGTGCATTATGTCCGCTACCGCAGGCTGCACATGCTGAGAAAAGAAAAGCTGGAGGAAATCTGGAACGAGCACCAGCACATTCTGGAATACATGACCCGGCGGGAAACCGACAAGCTGGAGGCGCTGATCCACCACCATCTGCGGGAGGATATTAACTCCCTGTATCTGCAGGAGAATTTTGCGGATTATATCCGGGGTTAG
- the uxuA gene encoding mannonate dehydratase, whose product MNMTWRWYGEGNDNVTLDHIRQIPGVMGIVWSLHHKVAGEVWEMEEIQKVADQITAKGFSTAVVESVNVHDDIKIGLPSRDKYIDIYIDTIRKLAKVGVKVICYNFMPVFDWTRTELYKELPDGSNALFYEKAAITDNPRDMVERILKGAGEFTMPGWEPERLAKLDDLFAAYADVTEDKLFENLVYFLERIMPVCEEVDIKMAIHPDDPAWPIFGLPRIIRSRDSIRRMLDAVDSPYNGLTFCTGSLGTNPENDLPAMIREFHDRIYFAHIRNVKVFDNGDFIEVSHRGRDGSVDVAEVVKAYHESGFTGYVRPDHGRHLWGEEKNCRPGYGLYDRAMGIMYLLGVWDSLENVKGAK is encoded by the coding sequence ATGAACATGACATGGAGATGGTACGGCGAAGGGAACGACAATGTTACTCTCGATCATATCCGGCAAATTCCGGGGGTAATGGGCATTGTGTGGTCGCTGCATCATAAGGTGGCCGGTGAAGTGTGGGAGATGGAGGAAATCCAGAAGGTTGCGGATCAGATTACAGCCAAGGGCTTCAGCACTGCAGTAGTTGAGAGTGTTAACGTTCATGATGATATCAAGATCGGTCTGCCGTCCCGCGACAAATACATCGACATCTACATTGATACGATCCGCAAGCTGGCAAAAGTCGGCGTAAAGGTCATCTGCTACAACTTTATGCCGGTGTTTGACTGGACGCGTACGGAGCTGTACAAGGAGCTGCCGGACGGATCAAACGCTCTCTTTTATGAAAAGGCTGCCATTACCGATAACCCGCGCGATATGGTTGAGCGCATCCTCAAAGGCGCAGGCGAATTCACGATGCCGGGCTGGGAGCCGGAGCGTCTGGCCAAGCTCGATGATCTGTTCGCCGCTTATGCTGATGTGACAGAAGATAAATTGTTTGAGAATCTGGTGTACTTCCTGGAGCGCATCATGCCGGTATGTGAAGAAGTCGATATCAAAATGGCTATCCACCCCGACGATCCGGCCTGGCCGATCTTTGGACTGCCGCGCATCATCCGCAGCCGTGATTCAATCCGCCGGATGCTGGATGCTGTAGACAGCCCGTACAATGGACTGACGTTCTGCACAGGCTCGCTCGGCACGAATCCCGAAAATGATCTGCCGGCAATGATCCGTGAGTTCCATGACCGGATTTATTTTGCCCATATCCGTAACGTAAAGGTGTTCGACAATGGCGACTTTATCGAAGTGTCACACCGCGGCCGCGACGGCAGTGTCGATGTAGCTGAAGTGGTGAAGGCCTACCATGAGAGCGGATTTACCGGCTATGTGCGTCCGGACCACGGCCGCCACTTGTGGGGAGAAGAGAAGAACTGCCGTCCGGGCTATGGCCTCTACGATAGAGCGATGGGTATTATGTACCTGCTTGGCGTATGGGATAGCCTGGAGAATGTAAAGGGGGCGAAGTAA
- the uxaC gene encoding glucuronate isomerase: MKGLIQEDFLLQSEEARILYHEYAKALPIIDYHCHLDPQAIAENKRFNSITDVWLGGDHYKWRALRTFGVEEKYITGPASDEEKFAKWSEVLPYTIGNPLYHWSALELKRYFGVEEQLNPQNWREIYDHCNKLIATDGFTARGLITSSNVKWICTTDDPADALNYHAELAAQKEFKTGVTPTFRPDKAMLIGAETFPAYLASLEQAAGYAITSYDLMERALLERIGYFDKHGCMISDHGFTDLPFEEASASELEAIFSKRLSGQSLSKLECDQYATALFLAMGRGYAAHGWTMQLHIGALRNPNTRMFRKLGPDTGFDIIGDHSYAERLYKLLDGLDRTGELPKTIVYNLNGAQNDVLAAMIGAFQGEGIKGKVQFGSGWWYNDQKDGMIKQLTSLSNLGLLSCFVGMLTDSRSFLSYTRHEYFRRILCNLIGGWVVSGEAPGDLPFLGSIVQDICYNNAERYFGLAERC; the protein is encoded by the coding sequence ATGAAGGGATTAATCCAGGAGGATTTTCTGCTGCAGTCGGAGGAAGCGCGGATACTGTACCATGAGTATGCGAAGGCGCTGCCGATTATTGACTATCACTGCCATCTTGATCCGCAGGCCATAGCAGAGAATAAACGCTTCAACAGCATCACCGATGTCTGGCTGGGCGGAGATCACTATAAATGGCGCGCGCTGAGAACATTCGGCGTGGAGGAGAAATATATCACCGGCCCGGCTTCAGATGAAGAGAAGTTCGCCAAGTGGAGTGAGGTGCTGCCTTATACAATCGGCAACCCTTTATACCACTGGTCCGCGCTGGAGCTAAAGCGCTATTTCGGCGTGGAGGAGCAGCTGAATCCGCAGAACTGGCGGGAGATCTATGACCACTGCAACAAGCTCATAGCGACAGACGGCTTCACGGCCCGCGGGCTGATCACAAGCTCTAACGTCAAATGGATCTGTACGACCGATGATCCGGCGGATGCCCTCAACTACCATGCTGAATTAGCGGCGCAAAAAGAGTTCAAAACCGGTGTCACGCCAACCTTCCGTCCGGATAAGGCCATGTTAATCGGGGCTGAGACGTTTCCGGCTTACCTGGCCAGCCTGGAGCAGGCGGCAGGCTACGCGATTACCAGCTATGACCTCATGGAACGCGCTCTGCTGGAGCGGATCGGATACTTTGATAAGCACGGCTGCATGATCTCGGATCACGGCTTCACTGATTTGCCGTTTGAGGAGGCATCCGCCTCCGAGCTTGAAGCGATTTTCAGCAAACGGCTCAGCGGACAAAGCCTCAGCAAGCTGGAATGTGACCAGTATGCAACGGCCTTGTTCCTGGCAATGGGCCGGGGGTATGCAGCGCACGGCTGGACAATGCAGCTGCATATCGGAGCGCTCCGCAACCCGAATACCCGGATGTTCCGGAAGCTCGGGCCGGACACGGGCTTCGATATCATCGGTGACCACAGCTATGCCGAGCGTCTTTACAAGCTGCTGGACGGTCTTGACCGCACAGGCGAGCTGCCGAAGACGATTGTGTATAATTTGAACGGCGCGCAGAACGATGTGCTGGCGGCAATGATCGGCGCTTTTCAGGGCGAAGGGATCAAGGGTAAGGTACAGTTTGGCTCAGGCTGGTGGTACAACGACCAGAAGGACGGCATGATCAAGCAGCTGACCTCGCTGTCCAATCTGGGCCTCCTCAGCTGCTTTGTCGGCATGCTGACCGATTCCCGCTCCTTCCTGTCCTATACCCGCCACGAATATTTCCGCCGGATTCTCTGCAATCTGATCGGCGGCTGGGTAGTCAGCGGCGAAGCGCCAGGCGACCTGCCCTTCCTGGGCAGCATCGTGCAGGACATCTGTTACAACAATGCTGAGCGCTATTTTGGCTTAGCTGAAAGATGCTAA
- a CDS encoding sensor histidine kinase, with translation MLVRYMISRKSWILFFISLLGVTDLLILLDQGVSVGPTSFIYLNSLYIILFIVFFIWRYRKETRYLAAVAKLQEVMAADWIECLPEPDNELDKITGHLLREASSHFKRKLSGVKDAQLIENDYIASWIHEIKTPLTAMKLIMAARQSDPDIRRIETEWLRIHLLVDRQLYLTRLPALESDYVLEQVSLQRLATEEVQELAPWCMEKNLAVLIEGDDATVVTDRKWCRFIIRQLLTNAIKYSPAGKSLTFNTNVTEQENVFLDLTDEGPGIQSHDLPRIFDKGFTGGNGRIHNASTGLGLYLAQTVAAKIGITLQVHSSQPQGTTMRMTFTDSNAFETVRRGQADNIRL, from the coding sequence ATGTTAGTCCGTTATATGATTTCAAGAAAAAGCTGGATTCTGTTTTTTATCAGTTTGCTGGGTGTAACTGACCTCCTAATACTTCTCGATCAGGGAGTAAGTGTTGGACCGACTTCTTTCATATATTTAAATTCGTTGTATATTATTTTGTTTATTGTATTTTTTATTTGGCGGTATAGGAAAGAAACCAGGTATCTGGCAGCGGTTGCCAAACTGCAGGAAGTCATGGCCGCTGACTGGATTGAGTGTCTTCCTGAACCTGACAATGAATTAGATAAGATTACAGGCCATTTATTAAGAGAAGCCTCATCCCATTTCAAACGGAAGCTTTCCGGGGTGAAGGACGCGCAGCTGATTGAGAATGATTATATTGCGTCATGGATCCATGAAATCAAAACTCCTCTGACCGCTATGAAACTGATTATGGCCGCACGCCAAAGTGATCCGGATATCCGCAGAATTGAAACAGAATGGCTGAGGATTCATCTGCTTGTAGACCGTCAGCTTTATTTGACACGCCTTCCTGCCCTGGAATCGGACTATGTTCTTGAACAGGTGTCATTACAACGTCTTGCGACAGAAGAAGTGCAGGAACTGGCTCCCTGGTGTATGGAGAAAAACCTGGCAGTGCTTATTGAAGGCGATGATGCTACTGTCGTTACAGATCGTAAATGGTGCCGTTTTATCATTAGGCAGTTATTGACCAATGCCATTAAATATAGTCCTGCTGGCAAGTCACTCACATTCAATACGAATGTTACGGAACAAGAAAATGTCTTTCTGGATTTAACTGACGAGGGCCCGGGCATTCAGTCTCATGACCTTCCCCGTATATTTGACAAGGGATTTACCGGCGGGAATGGAAGGATTCATAATGCATCTACCGGCCTCGGCCTCTATCTTGCCCAAACCGTTGCAGCCAAAATTGGAATTACCCTCCAAGTCCATTCCAGCCAGCCCCAAGGTACAACAATGCGGATGACTTTTACAGATTCTAATGCGTTCGAAACCGTCAGAAGAGGACAAGCAGATAATATCCGGTTATGA
- a CDS encoding YxeA family protein, whose protein sequence is MKKPVIFILIGLVVCSVLYLTFKRDFDQFNPLYKEQYVYAVIKKPAKKEGKNEWIRYRYNLTGYTGEGEKEKITFSSDKEQQPESYVRVLAKGAYTKEWIIVEEEEIPEKVLNQLRSH, encoded by the coding sequence ATGAAAAAACCTGTGATTTTTATTCTGATCGGGCTGGTTGTGTGCTCAGTCCTGTATTTAACTTTCAAACGGGATTTTGACCAGTTCAACCCATTGTATAAGGAACAATATGTATACGCTGTGATTAAAAAGCCAGCCAAGAAGGAAGGTAAAAATGAATGGATTCGCTACAGATACAATCTGACAGGTTACACAGGTGAAGGAGAGAAGGAAAAGATCACGTTCTCTTCAGACAAAGAACAGCAACCGGAAAGCTATGTCAGGGTGCTTGCTAAGGGAGCCTATACGAAAGAATGGATTATAGTCGAAGAGGAAGAGATTCCGGAGAAAGTCTTAAACCAGCTACGATCCCATTGA
- a CDS encoding mannitol dehydrogenase family protein has product MLRLTRSSIRNEAASWEAAGVELPKFDYDTVAKNTLEKPEWVHFGAGNIFRGFVANAHQKLLDSGAADTGIIAAETFDFEMIDKVYKPYDNLTLLVLMNARGDFQKKVVSSIVEGITADKTREADDQRLTEIFENPSLQIASFTITEKGYSLTGPNGQYLGIVEKDIAGGPEQPIHAMSIVAALAYKRYLKGAYPMTFVSMDNCSHNGDKLKNGIVTIAKEWAAKGSVEAGFVDYLLNEQLITFPLSMIDKITPRPSETVQAALLEQGIGEMDVIVTSKNTYTAPFVNAEISEYLVIEDKFTNGRPALEQAGIIFTDRDTVNNIETMKVTTCLNPLHTALAVSGCLLGYTLIADEMKDDTLRKLVEIIGYKEGLPVVVDPGIISPKQFLDEVLKERFANPFIPDAPQRIATDTSQKVGIRFGETIKSYVRREDLDPADLTAIPLAIAVWCRYLLGVDDKGEAFTLSPDPLLETLQGHLQGVKLGDTSSNVRAILEDEQLFGVKLYDIGLGGKIEGMFYELLAGPGAVRSTLEKYVK; this is encoded by the coding sequence ATGCTGCGCCTGACCCGATCCAGTATCCGGAATGAAGCGGCCTCCTGGGAGGCCGCCGGTGTCGAGCTTCCCAAGTTCGACTATGACACAGTAGCGAAGAATACGCTGGAGAAGCCGGAATGGGTGCATTTCGGCGCAGGCAACATCTTCCGCGGATTTGTGGCCAATGCCCATCAGAAGCTGCTCGACAGCGGGGCGGCGGACACGGGGATCATTGCAGCGGAGACGTTTGATTTTGAGATGATCGACAAGGTCTACAAGCCGTATGACAATCTGACTCTGCTGGTGCTGATGAATGCGCGCGGCGACTTTCAGAAAAAAGTGGTCAGCAGCATCGTGGAAGGCATCACTGCCGACAAAACCCGCGAAGCGGATGACCAGAGGCTGACTGAAATCTTCGAGAACCCGAGTCTGCAGATAGCCAGCTTCACCATTACCGAGAAGGGCTATTCCCTGACCGGACCGAACGGCCAGTATCTCGGCATTGTCGAGAAGGATATCGCCGGCGGGCCGGAGCAGCCGATTCATGCGATGAGCATTGTAGCGGCCCTTGCATACAAGCGGTATCTGAAGGGCGCATACCCGATGACTTTTGTCAGCATGGATAACTGCTCGCATAACGGGGATAAGCTCAAGAACGGGATCGTTACAATCGCCAAGGAATGGGCGGCAAAAGGCTCAGTGGAAGCAGGCTTCGTGGACTATCTGCTGAATGAGCAGCTGATTACCTTCCCGCTGTCGATGATCGACAAAATCACGCCGCGCCCGTCCGAAACCGTTCAGGCTGCGCTGCTGGAGCAGGGCATCGGTGAGATGGACGTCATTGTTACCTCCAAGAACACCTATACCGCACCGTTTGTGAACGCCGAGATCAGCGAATATCTAGTCATTGAAGACAAATTCACGAACGGCCGTCCGGCGCTGGAGCAGGCGGGGATTATTTTCACCGACCGGGATACAGTCAATAATATTGAAACGATGAAGGTAACCACCTGCCTTAATCCGCTGCATACAGCGCTTGCCGTATCCGGCTGCCTGCTCGGCTACACCCTGATCGCTGATGAGATGAAGGACGATACACTGCGCAAGCTGGTTGAGATTATCGGCTACAAGGAAGGGCTGCCGGTCGTTGTTGATCCGGGTATTATCAGTCCGAAGCAGTTCCTGGATGAAGTGCTGAAGGAGCGCTTCGCCAATCCGTTCATTCCCGATGCGCCGCAGCGGATCGCGACAGACACCTCACAGAAGGTGGGCATCCGCTTCGGAGAAACGATCAAGTCTTATGTCCGCAGGGAGGATCTGGACCCGGCTGACCTGACGGCTATTCCGCTGGCTATCGCTGTATGGTGCCGTTATCTGCTGGGTGTGGACGATAAGGGCGAGGCCTTTACGCTCAGTCCTGACCCGCTGCTCGAAACACTGCAGGGCCATCTGCAGGGTGTGAAGCTGGGCGACACCAGCTCTAATGTGCGCGCTATTCTTGAAGATGAGCAGCTGTTCGGCGTGAAGCTGTATGACATCGGCCTTGGCGGCAAGATTGAGGGCATGTTCTACGAGCTGCTGGCCGGACCGGGAGCGGTAAGAAGCACACTTGAGAAATACGTGAAGTAA
- a CDS encoding ABC transporter ATP-binding protein: MNEMKEKNTVLHARNVHKAYGSRGSSQHVLKGIDLRVLRKEFVGIMGPSGSGKTTLLNVLATIDRTTDGTILIDNEDISAMNNAALSAFRRNKLGFIFQDYNLLDTLTVKENILLPVSLSKLSKKQAEREFTAVANVLGIKELSEKYPFEISGGQKQRTAAGRALIHQPSIIFADEPTGALDSKSASSLLSVMDEVNRTREVTIIMVTHDPVASSYCNRVVFLKDGKIYSELYRGEKSRQSFFKEIIDVQAVLGGDNIDSI, encoded by the coding sequence ATGAATGAAATGAAAGAAAAAAATACAGTATTACACGCCCGGAATGTTCACAAGGCATATGGCTCAAGGGGCAGTTCCCAACATGTTCTGAAGGGCATTGATTTACGTGTTCTTCGTAAAGAATTCGTCGGCATTATGGGTCCCTCCGGTTCCGGCAAGACCACCCTGCTAAACGTACTTGCCACAATTGACCGGACCACTGACGGTACAATATTAATCGACAATGAAGATATATCTGCCATGAACAACGCTGCCCTTTCCGCATTCCGACGTAACAAGCTCGGCTTCATCTTCCAGGATTACAATCTTCTGGATACGTTGACGGTAAAAGAAAATATCCTTCTGCCGGTATCTCTCAGCAAGCTGAGTAAAAAGCAGGCAGAGAGAGAGTTTACAGCGGTTGCAAATGTACTGGGCATTAAGGAATTGTCGGAGAAATATCCCTTCGAAATATCAGGAGGACAAAAACAGCGCACTGCAGCCGGACGGGCTTTGATCCATCAGCCTTCCATCATCTTTGCAGACGAACCGACGGGAGCGCTTGATTCCAAATCTGCGTCATCGCTGTTGTCCGTAATGGACGAGGTGAACCGGACCAGAGAGGTCACGATTATCATGGTCACGCACGATCCGGTCGCATCCAGCTATTGTAACCGCGTGGTCTTTCTGAAAGACGGAAAAATTTATTCCGAATTGTACCGGGGGGAGAAATCCAGACAGTCGTTCTTCAAGGAAATCATTGATGTGCAGGCTGTATTAGGGGGCGATAATATTGACAGTATTTGA
- a CDS encoding ABC transporter permease, with protein sequence MTVFDLALRSMRQNVKHYYLYFFALIFSMSLFFVFSSLKYDQQVQNMLDSSVNITTAFQSAAVLLVVIIGIFAVSSNTIFLRRRSREIGLYQLIGLSKAWIIRYLLIENILLGLSALIAGILSGALVSRLFVLILMKLLNLDGLPSIHFSAPAALETAAVFMLIIFITSIQMIVMINRRTLLGLFQADKQPDLVSKRPSIFTAIIAVLGIIMIGYGYELSGRMIDEQLAVNALLVMASTITGTYILFRVTIRWCLYWFRKRKNGHIGLYNSLSLAPLMHRMKGNANSLTLITVLSALTLTLVTMAYSLYYSVEQVTRDEYPYDFAMENNELDTAAFRAELESKGIHYNHHIIDTFRANGVVLDPLTASGYREGIILWLPAEQLQQSGRDIPVPDYGEAVEYNASALSLYDDIDLSKRYPTMIELRSNKQTKSYPLNEIFLENIVNPGTSGRQIVVSEATLEEVERRMSGTDGFERVQIDTFQVPDLKELALASPLYQKYKTDDFYSADYYSRYRSLLEQSGLLIFIAAFLGLAFLASTGSILYFKQMSEAEQEKQSFRTLRQLGFDEKMIMKGVLRKQMLVFLLPLFIGILHSIYAVKASYFITLSDDTIPAMIAMGAYAAIYFMFAFFTLGYYKKIVKNAML encoded by the coding sequence TTGACAGTATTTGATCTGGCACTCCGCAGTATGCGGCAAAATGTGAAGCATTACTATCTGTATTTTTTTGCTCTGATTTTCAGTATGAGCCTGTTCTTCGTTTTTTCATCACTCAAATATGATCAGCAGGTACAGAATATGCTGGATTCTAGTGTGAATATCACGACAGCCTTTCAGTCCGCAGCAGTCCTGCTTGTAGTCATCATAGGCATTTTCGCAGTTTCCTCCAACACCATTTTCTTACGCAGACGCAGCCGGGAAATCGGGTTATACCAGCTGATAGGTCTTTCCAAAGCTTGGATTATCCGTTATTTACTCATTGAGAATATCTTGCTGGGTTTAAGTGCTTTAATCGCAGGGATCCTATCCGGAGCGCTGGTGTCCCGTCTGTTTGTCCTGATTTTGATGAAACTGCTCAACCTGGACGGCCTGCCTTCAATCCATTTTTCAGCACCGGCAGCCTTAGAAACGGCAGCAGTGTTTATGCTTATTATCTTTATTACTTCTATTCAGATGATAGTTATGATCAACCGTAGAACTCTGCTGGGCTTATTCCAGGCAGATAAGCAGCCTGATCTTGTCAGCAAGCGGCCTTCTATTTTTACGGCTATAATTGCTGTGCTTGGTATTATAATGATCGGTTATGGCTATGAGCTGTCGGGACGTATGATAGATGAGCAGCTGGCTGTTAATGCGCTGTTGGTAATGGCATCTACAATAACAGGAACCTATATTTTATTCCGGGTGACGATCAGATGGTGTCTTTACTGGTTCCGCAAACGCAAAAACGGACACATAGGCCTGTACAACAGCCTTTCGCTTGCCCCGCTGATGCACCGGATGAAGGGCAATGCCAACTCGCTCACTTTAATTACTGTACTCTCAGCTTTAACCCTAACACTAGTTACCATGGCCTATTCTCTCTATTACTCTGTAGAGCAAGTCACCCGCGATGAATATCCTTATGATTTTGCAATGGAGAATAACGAGCTGGATACAGCTGCGTTTAGAGCCGAATTGGAGAGCAAAGGCATTCATTATAATCACCACATCATTGATACGTTCCGGGCTAATGGTGTGGTCCTGGACCCGTTGACTGCATCCGGATATAGAGAAGGGATCATATTATGGCTTCCGGCAGAACAGCTGCAGCAATCCGGCAGAGATATCCCTGTACCTGACTATGGCGAGGCAGTAGAATATAACGCTTCTGCGCTAAGTTTATATGATGACATTGATCTCTCGAAACGTTATCCGACCATGATTGAACTGCGCTCAAATAAACAGACCAAGAGTTATCCCCTGAATGAAATATTTCTGGAAAATATCGTGAATCCCGGAACATCAGGCAGACAAATAGTAGTGTCTGAGGCAACCCTGGAAGAAGTCGAGCGGAGGATGTCCGGCACGGATGGTTTTGAACGGGTGCAGATAGATACTTTTCAGGTTCCAGACCTTAAAGAGCTGGCGCTGGCTTCTCCCCTCTACCAGAAATACAAGACAGATGATTTTTATTCGGCAGACTACTATTCCCGCTACAGAAGTCTCCTTGAACAATCGGGATTATTAATCTTTATTGCTGCCTTTCTGGGACTTGCTTTTCTTGCTTCTACCGGCAGCATTCTGTACTTCAAACAGATGAGTGAAGCCGAGCAGGAGAAACAGAGCTTTAGAACATTGCGTCAGCTTGGTTTTGATGAAAAGATGATCATGAAAGGCGTATTGAGAAAGCAGATGCTGGTGTTCCTGCTCCCGCTGTTCATTGGAATATTACATTCAATCTATGCAGTCAAGGCGAGTTATTTCATAACTCTTTCGGACGATACGATCCCTGCAATGATTGCGATGGGAGCGTATGCCGCAATTTACTTTATGTTCGCTTTCTTCACTCTTGGGTATTACAAAAAAATCGTTAAAAACGCCATGTTATAA
- a CDS encoding GAF domain-containing sensor histidine kinase — protein MLKTEYIDVLSVISGKLYASAANVMDTASRLIPANTFCIANLDSLSTKVLKSFNREKVMLVEGLVVDNEESYCALVTEHAQGPLVIDNNLTHPLTKDMDATEFVGGCSFIGVPIRNEKGEFYGSLCSFDPGFYQYEERDVELLVSLSAFFTDLLEMESALTHLRTAEEKAELVLEDKKNLLAVLSHEIRTPMNGVIGMTSLLQTTELTEEQLLYVDVIEKSSNNLLEMMNQILDYSKMEAGTMKLEQSPFHIRDAVDHILQLFAADAEKKGLRLHAVYDSPDSPLLLGDSPKVSQILTNLVSNALKFTEHGEVGLIVRHSGVQEDRVTVSVEVRDTGIGLPPEQKECLFRSFSQIHEHRSPGKYGGAGLGLSICRQLAELMGGKVWLKETSDKGCTFAFSIPFDLAEAQKYSIKIS, from the coding sequence ATGCTGAAAACAGAATACATTGATGTATTGTCGGTGATTTCGGGTAAATTGTATGCTTCTGCAGCAAATGTGATGGATACTGCAAGCAGGCTGATTCCGGCCAATACCTTTTGTATCGCCAATCTGGATAGTCTGTCAACCAAGGTGCTTAAGTCCTTTAACCGGGAAAAGGTAATGCTGGTCGAGGGGCTGGTGGTGGACAATGAGGAATCCTATTGCGCGCTTGTCACCGAACATGCACAGGGCCCGCTTGTAATAGATAATAATCTGACTCATCCGCTGACCAAGGATATGGATGCAACGGAGTTTGTCGGCGGCTGTTCCTTCATTGGTGTGCCGATCCGCAACGAAAAAGGGGAGTTTTACGGCTCGCTGTGTTCGTTTGATCCCGGCTTTTACCAGTACGAGGAGCGTGATGTGGAGCTTCTGGTATCCTTGTCGGCTTTCTTCACGGATCTGCTGGAAATGGAATCGGCGCTTACCCATTTACGGACGGCTGAGGAGAAGGCGGAGCTGGTGCTGGAGGATAAAAAGAACCTCCTGGCTGTGCTTAGCCACGAAATCCGCACGCCCATGAACGGTGTGATCGGCATGACCAGCCTGCTGCAGACCACGGAGCTAACGGAGGAGCAGCTGCTGTACGTCGATGTTATTGAGAAGAGCAGTAACAATCTGCTGGAGATGATGAACCAGATCCTCGATTATTCCAAAATGGAGGCCGGTACAATGAAGCTGGAGCAGAGCCCGTTCCATATCCGTGATGCCGTTGATCATATTCTGCAGTTGTTCGCAGCGGATGCCGAGAAAAAAGGGCTCCGGCTGCATGCCGTGTATGATAGTCCGGACAGCCCGCTGCTGCTGGGCGACAGTCCGAAGGTTTCACAAATCCTTACCAACCTGGTGAGTAATGCGTTGAAGTTCACCGAACATGGCGAGGTGGGGCTGATAGTGCGGCATTCAGGCGTACAGGAGGACCGTGTCACTGTGTCCGTCGAAGTGCGGGATACGGGGATCGGGCTGCCGCCGGAGCAAAAAGAGTGTCTGTTCCGTTCGTTCTCGCAGATACATGAGCACCGTTCACCGGGTAAATACGGCGGAGCGGGGCTTGGGCTGTCCATCTGCAGGCAGCTGGCAGAGCTTATGGGCGGTAAAGTCTGGCTGAAGGAAACGAGTGATAAGGGCTGCACCTTTGCCTTTTCCATCCCCTTTGATCTGGCAGAAGCGCAGAAATATTCCATTAAAATATCCTGA